From a region of the Saccharomyces paradoxus chromosome IV, complete sequence genome:
- the HRQ1 gene encoding ATP-dependent 3'-5' DNA helicase (3'-5' DNA helicase that has DNA strand annealing activity~similar to YDR291W), with protein MQEGPFKKKLKPADEEGRNIHAFKNFEQFFFRLNTLYTFLICRKHVVPTFKTLCGPIETALKRTVTKEDLARVMALMPRECIFKYIDENQIYTETKIFDFNNGGFQQKENDIFELKNIDDQNQAQNSTQLLIFEFIDGTMQRSWSASDKFSQIKIPTYTTEEMKKMISKREVLFKSRLREFILEKENAGLDAFFELTKVAQNYIPKERDYEDPIEAMMKAKQESNEMSVPDDADSSVIATVPEMIDKLKSTEFYASQIKHCFTIPSRTAKYKDLCFELAPEVYQGIEHNRFYSHQADAINALHQGKDVIITTSTSSGKSLIYQLAAIDLLLKDSESTFMYIFPTKALAQDQKRAFKVILSKIPELKNAVVDTYDGDTQPEERSYIRKNARVIFTNPDMIHTSILPNHANWRHFLYHLKLVVVDELHIYKGLFGSHVALVMRRLLRLCHCFYENSSLQFISCSATLKSPVQHMKDMFGIDEVTLIHEDGSPTGAKHLVVWNPPTLSQHERKRENFIRESAKILVQFILNNVRTIAFCYVRRVCELLMKEVRNIFIETGREDLVTEVMSYRGGYSASDRRKIEREMFHGNLKAVISTNALELGIDIGGLDAVLMCGFPLSMANFHQQSGRAGRRNNDSLTLVVASDSPVDQHYVAHPESLLEVNNFESYQDLVLDFDNILILEGHIQCAAFELPINFERDKQYFAESHLRRICVERLHHNQDGYHASNRFLPWPSKCVSLRGGEEDQFAVVDITNGRNIIIEEIEASRTSFTLYDGGIFIHQGYPYLVKEFNPDERYAKVQRVDVDWVTNQRDFTDVDPQEIELIRSLRRSDVPVYFGKIKTTIIVFGFFKIDKYKRIIDAIETHNPPVIINSKGFWIDMPKCALEICQKKQLNVAGAIHGAQHAVMGMLPRFIVAGVDEIQTECKAPEKEFAERQTKRKRPARLIFYDSKGGKYGSGLCVKAFEHIDDIIESSLRRIEECPCSDGCPDCVAASFCKENSLVLSKPGAQVVLHCIIGHSEDTFIDSIKDGPEPNMPEIKVETVIPVSEHVNFSEDFKIIDVRRATKDISHANGIIKKEE; from the coding sequence atgcAGGAAGGAcctttcaagaagaagctgaagCCAGCAGATGAAGAGGGTAGAAACATCCATgcttttaaaaattttgaacaattttttttccgccTTAATACCCTTTACACCTTTTTGATTTGCAGAAAGCATGTTGTACCTACCTTTAAAACACTTTGCGGACCCATAGAAACtgctttgaaaagaacTGTTACGAAAGAGGATCTAGCCAGAGTTATGGCACTGATGCCAAGAGAATGTATTTTTAAGTATATTGATGAGAACCAAATTTATACTGAgactaaaatttttgacttcAATAATGGCGGTTTTCAACAGAAGGAAAATGACATATTTGAACTGAAGAACATCGACGATCAAAATCAGGCCCAAAATTCTACCCAGTTACttatatttgaatttatagACGGCACAATGCAACGTTCATGGTCTGCAAGTGATAAATTTTCTCAAATAAAGATACCCACTTACACAAcagaagaaatgaaaaaaatgatttcTAAGAGAGAAGTTCTCTTTAAATCCAGACTACGGGAATTTATCCTCGAAAAGGAAAACGCTGGTCTTGACGCATTTTTTGAGTTAACAAAAGTAGCGCAGAATTATATTCCAAAGGAGAGAGATTATGAGGATCCAATTGAGGCCATGATGAAGGCCAAGCAAGAGAGTAATGAGATGAGTGTTCCCGATGACGCCGATAGTTCAGTGATAGCAACAGTCCCTGAAATGATTGACAAGTTGAAAAGTACTGAATTCTACGCTTCTCAGATAAAGCATTGTTTTACTATACCATCAAGAACCGCGAAGTACAAAGATCTCTGTTTTGAACTTGCGCCAGAAGTATACCAGGGTATAGAACACAATCGTTTCTACAGTCATCAGGCAGATGCGATAAATGCTCTTCACCAGGGCAAAGATGTCATTATTACAACATCGACTTCTTCAGGTAAATCTCTTATTTACCAACTAGCAGCTATCGATCTTCTCTTGAAGGATTCCGAATCAACATTTATGTATATCTTTCCAACAAAGGCCCTGGCTCAAGATCAAAAAAGAGCATTCAAGGTaatactttcaaaaatccCCGAGCTAAAGAACGCTGTGGTCGATACGTACGATGGGGATACACAGCCAGAGGAAAGGTCTTATATTCGAAAAAATGCTAGAGTTATTTTTACCAATCCTGACATGATACATACTAGTATTTTGCCTAATCATGCGAATTGGAGACACTTTTTGTATCATCTCAAATTAGTGGTAGTCGATGAattacatatatataaggGTTTGTTTGGGTCGCATGTCGCATTAGTAATGAGACGTTTACTGAGGCTGTGCCATTGTTTTTACGAAAATAGTAGTTTACAATTTATTTCATGTTCAGCTACTTTAAAGTCTCCCGTACAGCATATGAAGGATATGTTTGGTATCGATGAGGTTACTTTGATACATGAGGATGGTTCACCTACAGGTGCTAAGCATTTGGTGGTGTGGAATCCTCCAACTTTATCTCAACACGAACGTAAACGAGAGAATTTTATTAGAGAAAGTGCGAAGATATTGGTACAATTCATACTAAACAACGTGAGAACCATAGCATTTTGTTACGTTCGTCGTGTTTGTGAATTACTAATGAAAGAAGTGCgcaatattttcattgaaaCTGGCCGTGAGGACCTCGTTACAGAAGTCATGTCTTACAGGGGTGGTTACTCTGCTTCCGATAGACGTAAAATAGAACGTGAGATGTTCCACGGGAATTTGAAGGCTGTCATATCTACCAACGCTCTAGAACTTGGTATTGATATTGGTGGGCTAGACGCAGTCCTAATGTGTGGTTTCCCACTATCTATGGCcaattttcatcaacaaaGCGGTAGAGCAGgtagaagaaataatgatTCGTTGACCCTTGTAGTTGCAAGTGACTCGCCCGTTGATCAACATTACGTTGCTCACCCAGAATCTTTACTAGAAGTTAATAATTTCGAATCTTATCAAGATTTGGTTCTAGATTTCGATAACATCTTGATATTGGAAGGGCATATACAATGCGCTGCTTTCGAACTACCCATAAATTTTGAGCGTGATAAGCAATATTTTGCTGAATCTCATCTTCGCAGAATCTGTGTTGAACGCTTACACCACAATCAGGATGGGTACCATGCCAGTAATAGATTTTTGCCATGGCCGTCCAAATGCGTATCTTTGAGAGGTGGTGAAGAGGACCAATTTGCTGTAGTGGATATAACAAATGGACGAAATATAataattgaagaaatagaagCATCCAGAACTAGTTTTACCCTATATGATGGCGGTATATTCATCCATCAAGGTTATCCATACCTTGTGAAAGAGTTTAATCCTGATGAAAGATATGCTAAAGTGCAAAGAGTAGATGTTGACTGGGTGACCAACCAAAGAGATTTTACGGACGTGGATCcacaagaaattgaacTTATACGCTCTTTAAGGAGAAGTGATGTTCCTGTGTATTTTGGTAAGATCAAGACTACAATTATTGTATTTGGCTTTTTTAAAATAGACAAGTACAAGAGAATTATCGATGCCATTGAAACTCATAACCCTCCTGTAATAATTAATTCTAAAGGATTTTGGATAGATATGCCAAAATGTGCCTTAGAAATTtgccaaaaaaagcaaTTAAATGTGGCAGGTGCTATTCATGGGGCGCAGCATGCAGTTATGGGTATGCTACCGCGATTTATAGTGGCAGGTGTGGATGAAATACAAACCGAATGCAAAGCTCCGGAAAAGGAATTTGCTGAACGTCAAACTAAGCGGAAGCGACCTGCTAGATTAATATTCTATGATTCGAAGGGTGGTAAGTACGGGTCAGGCTTGTGTGTTAAAGCGTTCGAGCATATTGATGATATAATAGAGTCTAGTTTAAGAAGAATAGAAGAATGCCCATGTAGCGATGGATGTCCTGACTGTGTGGCGGCTTCTTTTTGTAAGGAGAACAGCCTGGTCTTATCAAAGCCTGGCGCCCAAGTTGTTTTGCACTGTATCATAGGTCACTCTGAAGACACTTTTATAGATTCCATCAAAGATGGTCCGGAGCCAAATATGCCAGAGATAAAAGTAGAGACTGTCATTCCCGTGTCAGAGCATGTCAACTTTTCAGAGGACTTTAAGATTATCGACGTTAGAAGAGCTACGAAAGATATTTCTCATGCCAATGGTATCATTAAAAAAGAGGAATGA
- the ZIP1 gene encoding Zip1p (Transverse filament protein of the synaptonemal complex~similar to YDR285W), producing the protein MSNFFRDSSMGFKPRPNIFAKLRVRDADSESSANTVVENSSNCLEVGTSIERDDAFKKPHITSTEREVVTNMGPNQRNHNYSNDGMDINSRKSSISTDQYNRALNNHDSTIENDTDEDFEITEVREVSEGVAKEMKEGHEDPNDSETTLKDSKLHEYTMTNSKPLFHTTVDTSSTSSNDVLLEAFTNTQRICSNLKQELQKQQQDNAKLKIRLQSYASDSGKINEKVGKYKSCLETLQERIAALTSHKNNQDTKLKDLRQNHQLYQRRISGFKTNIENLNRTITDLGKHKKETDAELMKKGKEIEYLKRELDDCSGQLSEEKIKNSSLIQEMGKNREQMIKAIENFFSEDKAHHLLQFNKFEEKVHDLFEEKLQKHFDIAKDTLNIELKGTTIELSSNTETLLKQQYESFKENLKEKMSSSKDEITKTLNELGIKQEELVIGVHKELLTSSGDIKTAFITEMNSTKQDLLDDTAQSAKNYLSLENLLKAYKAEIVQSNEYEERIKHLESERSTLSSQKNQIISSLGTKEAQYEDLVKKLEAKNIEISQISGKEQSLTEKNEGLSNELKKIQDQLDKLDNLNTTTKSNYENKISSQNEIVKALASENDTLKQRIQQLVEIKENEQKDHSTKLEAFQKNNEQLQKLNVEVVQLKAHELELEEQNRHLKNCLEKKEIGVEESLSDVKTLKQQVIVLKSEKQDITAEKLELQDGLENLEEVTKNLQQKVQLQKKELEHKVKELEEIKSYKGKEPNKKSAQSFTKPSDSPKKSATTSHLLPNSSTSIHSPMARYPKVDHISKSRASSSKETSKFNDEFDLSSSSNDDLELTNPSPIQIKPVRGKIKKGSNGMKPPISSRKKLLLVEDEDQSLKISKKRRRK; encoded by the coding sequence ATGTCGAACTTTTTTAGAGATAGTTCAATGGGATTCAAGCCTCGACCAAATATCTTCGCCAAGCTGAGAGTTAGAGATGCAGATTCAGAATCCTCCGCTAATACTGTTGTCGAAAATTCATCCAATTGCCTCGAGGTGGGTACTTCCATAGAGAGAGATGATGCGTTTAAAAAACCCCACATAACTTCTACCGAACGAGAAGTGGTTACGAACATGGGCCCTAACCAGAGAAATCATAACTATTCTAATGATGGGATGGATATAAATTCACGAAAGAGCTCAATATCAACAGACCAGTACAACAGAGCTTTAAACAACCATGATTCaacaattgaaaatgatactgatgaagattttgaaattacAGAAGTAAGAGAAGTGAGCGAAGGTGTGgcaaaagaaatgaaagaaggTCATGAGGACCCTAACGATTCTGAGACAACGCTTAAAGACAGTAAATTGCACGAATACACTATGACAAATAGCAAGCCTCTTTTTCACACAACCGTTGATACTTCCAGTACATCTTCAAATGATGTGCTATTAGAAGCCTTCACGAACACTCAAAGGATATGTTCAAATTTGAAGCAAGAGCTACAAAAGCAGCAACAGGATAATGCAAAGTTGAAAATTCGGCTTCAATCGTATGCTTCTGATTCTGGTAAGatcaatgaaaaagtcGGAAAATATAAATCCTGCTTAGAAACTCTTCAAGAAAGGATTGCTGCCTTGACTAGTCATAAGAATAATCAAGACACGAAATTGAAGGATCTAAGACAGAACCACCAACTATATCAGAGAAGGATAAGCGGATTTAAGacaaatattgaaaacttGAACAGGACAATAACCGATCTAGGAAAGCACAAGAAGGAGACGGATGCAGagttaatgaaaaaaggcaaagaaattgaatatcTGAAAAGGGAACTAGATGACTGTTCAGGCCAATTGagcgaagaaaaaattaagaacAGTTCGCTAATACAGGAAATGGGAAAGAATAGGGAACAGATGATTAAAGCAattgagaattttttttcagaagaCAAAGCTCACCATTTACTGCAATTTaacaaatttgaagaaaaggttCATGATTTGTTTGAGGAGAAATTACAAAAGCACTTCGATATTGCAAAAGATACCCTTAATATAGAACTGAAGGGCACCACTATAGAGTTGAGTAGTAATACAGAGACTCTACTAAAACAGCAATATGAAAGTTTTAAGGAAAAtcttaaagaaaaaatgtcatcAAGTAAGGatgaaataacaaaaacaCTAAATGAGCTGGGCATAAAGCAAGAGGAACTTGTGATAGGAGTACACAAAGAACTTTTAACATCATCAGGAGATATCAAAACAGCTTTTATTACCGAAATGAACAGCACAAAACAAGACCTGCTTGATGATACGGCCCAGTCAGCTAAGAATTATTTGAGTCTGGAAAACTTGCTAAAGGCGTATAAGGCAGAAATAGTTCAGTCCAACGAGTAcgaagaaagaataaagcATTTGGAGAGTGAAAGATCAACCTTATCTtcacaaaaaaatcagattATTAGCTCTCTTGGTACTAAAGAGGCACAATATGAAGATTTGGTCAAAAAATTAGAGGCGAAGAACATCGAAATTTCACAAATTTCTGGCAAAGAACAAAGTttaactgaaaaaaatgagggCCTATCCAATGAACTGAAAAAGATTCAAGACCAGCTAGACAAACTGGACAATTTGAACACCacaacaaaatcaaattatgaaaataaaatatcttctcaaaatgaaattgtGAAGGCATTAGCTTCCGAAAACGATACTTTGAAGCAAAGGATTCAACAACTGGTAGAAATCaaggaaaatgaacaaAAGGATCATTCAACAAAATTGGAGGCTTTCCAAAAGAACAATGAGCAGTTACAAAAGCTAAACGTCGAAGTTGTGCAGTTGAAGGCCCATGAATTAGAGCTTGAAGAGCAAAATAGACACTTAAAAAACTgtttagaaaagaaggaaattgGTGTTGAAGAATCACTAAGCGATGTGAAAACCTTAAAGCAACAAGTGATCGTTTTGAAATCGGAAAAGCAAGATATAACAGCCGAAAAGTTAGAATTGCAAGATGGTCTCGAAAATCTGGAAGAGGTCACTAAAAATTTGCAGCAAAAGGTGCAATTGCAAAAGAAGGAATTAGAACACAAAGTTAAAGAGTTAGAAGAGATTAAAAGCtacaaaggaaaagaacctaataaaaaaagtgcaCAAAGTTTTACAAAACCATCGGATTCGCCTAAGAAAAGTGCTACAACGTCCCACTTATTACCTAATAGCTCTACAAGCATTCATTCCCCGATGGCAAGGTATCCTAAGGTGGATCATATAAGTAAATCAAGAGCTAGTTCATCCAAAGAAACATCCAAATTTAACGATGAGTTCGATCTTTCTTCGTCCTCAAATGACGATTTGGAGTTAACCAACCCTTCTCCTATTCAAATTAAACCAGTGAGAGGAAAAATTAAGAAGGGTTCAAATGGCATGAAACctccaatttcttcaagaaaaaaattactgCTAGTAGAAGACGAAGATCAATCGTTAAAAATaagtaagaaaagaagaaggaaataa
- the INM2 gene encoding inositol monophosphate 1-phosphatase INM2 (Inositol monophosphatase~similar to YDR287W), with protein sequence MVLTTQELKEVENTFIQLLRSEIGPLLKSYAGTNFYSYDDKSNGVDLVTALDKQIESIIKVALTAKYPSFKFIGEETYVKGVTKITNDPTFIVDPIDGTTNFIHGYPYSCTSLGLAEMGKPVVGVVFNPHLNQLFHASKGNGAFLNDQEIRVSKRPLILQKSLIALEGGSERTEGSQGNFDKKMSTYKNLLSESGAFVHGFRSAGSAAMNICYVASGMLDAYWEGGCWAWDVCAGWCILEEAGGIMAGGVRGEWDIPLDRRCYLAIRGGCEPIEQKEFAESFWNHVAGELEY encoded by the coding sequence ATGGTATTAACGACGCAAGAACTGAAGGAAGTGGAAAACACATTTATTCAGTTACTCAGAAGTGAAATAGGACCCCTTTTAAAATCCTACGCAGGAACAAACTTTTATTCATATGATGATAAATCAAACGGCGTAGATTTGGTTACTGCTTTAGATAAACAAATTGAATCCATAATAAAGGTAGCTTTAACGGCCAAGTACCCCAGTTTCAAATTTATCGGAGAAGAAACTTATGTAAAAGGGGTCACTAAAATAACGAACGACCCTACATTTATAGTCGATCCCATTGATGGTACTACTAATTTTATTCACGGTTATCCCTATAGCTGTACATCTCTAGGTTTAGCTGAAATGGGGAAGCCGGTCGTTGGTGTAGTTTTCAATCCTCACCTAAACCAACTATTTCATGCCTCTAAAGGCAATGGAGCTTTCTTAAATGATCAGGAGATAAGGGTTTCAAAAAGGCCACTGATTTTGCAGAAATCCTTAATCGCTTTAGAAGGAGGTTCGGAAAGAACAGAAGGTTCGCAAGGAAACTTTGATAAGAAAATGAGTACttacaaaaatttactTAGTGAGTCTGGCGCCTTTGTTCACGGCTTCAGAAGCGCAGGTAGTGCTGCCATGAATATATGCTACGTGGCAAGCGGCATGCTTGATGCTTATTGGGAAGGAGGCTGCTGGGCTTGGGATGTTTGTGCCGGTTGGTGTATTCTCGAGGAGGCAGGGGGAATAATGGCTGGCGGAGTCCGTGGTGAATGGGATATTCCATTAGACAGAAGATGTTACCTGGCTATTAGAGGTGGCTGTGAGCCGATAGAACAGAAGGAATTTGCAGAATCGTTCTGGAACCATGTTGCGGGTGAATTAGAATACTGA
- the NSE3 gene encoding Smc5-Smc6 complex subunit NSE3 (Component of the SMC5-SMC6 complex~similar to YDR288W): protein MSSTDNDSDVDLTEDLAVAKIIRENPVARKVVRYILSRGESQNSIITRNKLQSVIHDAAHEENVAKLSFSKMFLDINAILWNVYGFQLQGLQSKNNMNIGNNSGNNNNNTNKSMTEPMGHRAQKFILLNNVPYSKVFEDFKLLRSARTYEELVVNGEYIGDDIGLESSNTLESKLSTDQDLVYKGVLSVILCIIFFSKNNILHQELIKFLEAFGIPSDGSKISILNITIEDLIKTFERREYIVKLEEKSDTVGEVISYRIGRRTQAEFGLGSLEILVQEIMGLEKDQSKSLYDDIIKSIGDSYSI, encoded by the coding sequence ATGAGTTCTACAGATAATGACAGCGATGTGGATTTAACAGAGGATTTAGCCGTGGCCAAGATCATCAGAGAGAATCCTGTTGCTAGAAAAGTGGTTAGGTATATTTTATCAAGAGGAGAGTCTCAAAACTCGATTATAACAAGAAACAAGTTGCAATCTGTTATACATGACGCTGCTCACGAGGAGAACGTAGCAAAACTTTCCTTCAGTAAAATGTTTTTGGACATAAATGCTATACTATGGAACGTATATGGGTTTCAGTTACAAGGGTTgcaatcaaaaaataatatgaaCATTGGCAATAATAGCggcaataataataataatacaaatAAATCAATGACCGAGCCAATGGGACATAGAGCCCAGAAATTTATTTTGCTAAACAATGTCCCATACTCAaaagtttttgaagatttcaaGCTTTTACGAAGCGCTCGCACTTATGAGGAGCTAGTAGTCAACGGAGAGTATATCGGTGATGACATAGGTTTGGAAAGTTCCAATACACTAGAAAGCAAGTTGAGTACAGATCAAGATCTTGTTTACAAGGGTGTTTTGAGCGTTATTTTATgcattattttcttctctaaGAATAATATATTACATCAGGAGTTGATCAAATTCTTAGAGGCATTTGGCATTCCAAGCGATGGTTCGAAGATCAGTATACTGAACATTACTATTGAAGATCTGataaaaacttttgaaaggCGCGAATATATAGTCAAATTAGAAGAGAAATCTGATACTGTCGGGGAAGTGATATCGTACAGGATAGGCAGAAGGACTCAAGCGGAATTTGGACTAGGATCTCTTGAAATATTAGTGCAAGAAATCATGGGGCTTGAAAAGGACCAGAGCAAAAGCCTGTACGatgatataataaaaagcaTCGGCGATTCGTATTCTATATAG
- the MGP12 gene encoding Mgp12p (similar to YDR286C): MSRRLLCFIHTSRILLHDAGVKLTFFSKPNCGLCDQAKEVIDDVFERKEFHNKGVSLDIVNITDRRNAKWWKEYCFDIPVLHIEKVGDPESCTKILHFLEEDDISEKIRRMQSR, translated from the coding sequence ATGTCGAGAAGGTTACTCTGCTTTATACATACTTCGAGGATATTGCTGCATGATGCGGGAGTGAAATTAACCTTTTTCTCAAAGCCTAATTGTGGGTTATGCGATCAAGCGAAGGAAGTGATAGACGATGTgtttgaaagaaaggaatTTCATAATAAGGGAGTTTCACTAGATATAGTCAACATAACTGACCGAAGAAACGCAAAATGGTGGAAGGAATACTGCTTTGACATACCAGTGCttcatattgaaaaagttggtGATCCTGAATCATGCACCAAGATCTTGCACTTTCTTGAAGAGGACGATAttagtgaaaaaataaggagAATGCAATCCAGATga
- the RTT103 gene encoding Rtt103p (Protein involved in transcription termination by RNA polymerase II~similar to YDR289C), translating into MPFSSEQFTTKLNTLEDSQESISSASKWLLLQYRDAPKVAETWKEYMLRPSVNTRRKLLGLYLMNHVVQQAKGQKIIQFQDSFGRVAAEVLGRINQEFPRDLKKKLSRVVNILKERNIFSKQVVNDIERGLKTESSPVEALVLPQKLKDFAKDYEKLAKMHHNVCAMKIRFDKSSDELDPSSSVYEENFKTISKIGNMAKDIINESILKRESGIQKLQSTLDDEKRHLDEEQNMLSEIEFVLSAKDPSRLNNNVDEDNIIPTYEVGDGDDDDDDEEDNGNNNDDDDDDDDHDKNYDNGSNDNSFGVGNINTIEQKNEVIDETNSEHKNSTENSGDIQFGIKRPHDMIAHDDANYIPEKKVHLDSKTSEDGTSNSEDGHYELDMEGHVGAQTDEGVENSGGVSSSIQDLLSKLAN; encoded by the coding sequence ATGCCTTTTTCCTCTGAGCAATTCACTACTAAGTTAAATACGTTGGAAGATTCCCAAGAATCTATTTCCAGTGCTTCAAAGTGGTTGCTTCTACAGTATAGAGATGCTCCCAAAGTGGCAGAAACATGGAAAGAATATATGTTACGTCCTAGCGTAAACACAAGAAGGAAGTTGTTGGGCCTTTATTTAATGAACCATGTTGTTCAACAGGCTAAAGgccaaaaaattattcaattcCAAGATTCCTTTGGAAGGGTGGCAGCAGAAGTGTTGGGAAGGATTAATCAAGAGTTTCCGAGggatctgaaaaaaaagctatcAAGAGTTGTGAATATcctaaaagaaagaaacattttttccaagCAGGTAGTCAATGATATAGAAAGAGGCCTTAAAACCGAGAGCTCACCAGTCGAAGCATTAGTGTTACCCCAGAAACTGAAAGATTTTGCTAAGGActatgaaaaattagcGAAAATGCATCATAACGTTTGCGCTATGAAAATCAGATTTGACAAATCATCAGATGAATTGGATCCATCCAGCTCAGTTTACGAGGAAAATTTTAAGACGATAAGTAAGATCGGGAATATGGCCAAAGATATAATAAATGAATCAATTctcaaaagagaaagcgGTATTCAAAAACTGCAAAGCACGCtggatgatgaaaaaaggCATCTAGATGAGGAACAGAATATGCTAAGTGAAATAGAATTTGTTTTATCTGCTAAAGACCCATCCAGGCTAAATAATAACGTTGATGAAGACAATATTATTCCCACATATGAAGTGGGTGATGGAGACgacgatgacgacgatgaagaagataatggCAACAATAacgacgatgatgatgatgatgatgaccATGACAAAAATTACGACAATGGATCCAATGATAACAGTTTTGGAGTTGGTAATATTAACACAATAGAGCAGAAGAATGAAGTTATAGACGAAACGAATAGCGAACACAAAAACTCTACAGAAAATTCTGGTGACATCCAATTTGGCATAAAACGACCACATGATATGATAGCCCATGATGACGCTAATTACATACCGGAGAAAAAGGTTCATCTTGATTCGAAGACAAGTGAAGATGGTACTTCCAACAGTGAGGATGGCCACTATGAGTTAGATATGGAAGGCCATGTTGGCGCACAAACTGACGAAGGTGTTGAGAATTCCGGGGGGGTTTCTTCTAGTATACAAGACTTGTTAAGTAAACTTGCGAATTAA
- the DPP1 gene encoding bifunctional diacylglycerol diphosphate phosphatase/phosphatidate phosphatase (Diacylglycerol pyrophosphate (DGPP) phosphatase~similar to YDR284C), which translates to MNRLSFIKTPFNIAAKWRLEDTFLLIIMVLLNYPVYYQQPFERQFYLNDLTISHPYATTERVNNTMLFVYSFIVPSLTILIIGSILADRRHLLFILYTSLLGLSLAWFSTSFFTNFIKNWIGRLRPDFLDRCQPLEGLSSDTLYTAKEVCTTKNHERLLDGFRTTPSGHSSESFAGLGYLYFWLCGQLLTESPLMPLWRKMVAFLPLLGAALIALSRTQDYRHHFVDVILGSILGYIMAHFFYRRTFPAIDDPLPFKPLMDDSDVTLEEAVSRQRIPDEELHPLSDEGV; encoded by the coding sequence ATGAATAGACTTTCATTTATTAAAACGCCTTTCAACATAGCAGCGAAATGGAGGTTAGAAGATACTTTTCTGCTCATCATAATGGTATTACTTAATTATCCGGTATATTATCAGCAGCCATTCGAACGTCAATTTTACCTTAATGATCTCACTATATCACATCCTTATGCGACAACTGAACGTGTCAATAACACCATGTTGTTCGTTTACAGTTTTATTGTGCCATCGTTGACTATATTGATAATTGGTTCCATCTTGGCCGATAGAAGAcatttgctttttattttgtacaCATCTCTCCTTGGTTTATCACTCGCTTGGTTTAGTACAAGTTTCTTCACAAACTTCATCAAGAATTGGATTGGAAGACTAAGACCAGATTTTCTAGATCGTTGCCAACCTCTTGAAGGCCTGTCATCGGACACTTTGTATACTGCAAAGGAGGTGTGTACCACCAAGAACCACGAACGTTTGTTGGATGGATTTAGAACAACTCCGTCAGGCCATTCAAGTGAAAGTTTCGCAGGACTGggttatttatatttttggcTATGTGGCCAACTTTTGACTGAATCACCACTGATGCCCTTATGGAGGAAAATGGTGGCCTTTCTGCCATTGTTAGGAGCCGCACTAATTGCTCTCTCTAGAACTCAAGATTACAGACATCATTTCGTCGATGTAATTCTAGGGTCTATATTGGGTTATATAATGGCACACTTTTTCTATAGAAGAACTTTTCCAGCCATTGATGACCCTCTTCCGTTCAAACCATTGATGGATGACTCAGATGTCACTCTGGAGGAAGCAGTCAGCCGTCAGAGGATCCCGGATGAGGAACTACATCCTTTGTCCGACGAAGGCGTCTga